The Calditrichia bacterium genomic interval GCAGCAAGTTACTTACGGCACATCGCGGGGATTTTTTCACTCCAACCGGCTGCTCGGGCAGGAGGGAAATCAGGGTCCGTATTTGCTGAACGGGCGCAACGGCGAGCGGGAAATCATCGTTTTGGCGGGCACGGAGCGGGTTTATGTGGACGGTATTTTGCAAACGCGCGGCGAAAATAACGATTACGTGATCGACTACGGGCTGGCACAAATCACCTTCACCAACAAAAAATTGATCACCTCGGAAAACCGCATCGAGGTGGATTTCGAATACACCAGCGCGTTCCAGCGATACGGGAAAACGTTTATCGGCGCGTCGTCCACCGGAAAACCGCTCGGCAAACGCTTCAGCTACGATGTGCGGGCGTTCCGCGAATGGGACGACACCAACAATCTGCTGGAAGACGATGCACCGCTTTCCGATGTGGAAACCGCCGCGCTGGCAACTGCCGGCGATGATCCCTTTGCCGCAGCGGTCAGCGGTGCGGATTCGGTGGGATTTGGTCGCGGTAATTACGTGAAAGCGGACACGCTGATCAACGGTCAATCGCTCCCCTACTTCCGGTTTGTGGACGAACGCAACGGCAATTTTCTGGTGCGATTCACCGGTGTCGGTGCCGGCAACGGCGATTACAGCCGGGTCAGTTTGCAGAATTATCGCTACGTCGGTCCGGGTCGCGGCAGCTATTTACCGGTGCGACTGGTGCCGTTGGCGTCGGAGAAAAATTTTGCGGATGTGGGCATGAATTGGCGCGTTACCGACAATTTTTCGGTGAACGGCGAGTTTGCAATTTCATCGTTCGACCAGAATATTTTCAGCGATATTGATGATGGCGACAATGAGGGCGGTGCGTTTCAACTCGCAAGTACGCTGCGGGACAGCACCTTTCGAATGTTTGGTAAATCCATTGGTGGGCTGAACTTATCGCTGCAATGGCAGCGTCAGGATTCCGCATTTGCACCGCTGGATCGCCCGCTGCAGCCGGAGTACGCCTACAAATGGAATCTCGGCCAAAACCAACTCACCACCGAAGAAACCAGCCTGGAACTGAACGGCGCCTATCAACCGAAACGCTGGCTGGAGCTGAGCGGCGGCTACGGGAATATCGAAAAAGGCGCATCCGTGAATTCTGTGCGATGGAATTCGCAGGCACGGGTTTACCGGCGACCAATCCTGCCGGACATCACCGTTCGCGCGGAGAACGTTCGCAGCGAAACCGGCAATTTCGACAGCGACTGGCAGCGGCAGAGCGTCAACCTCATCAAAAATATCGGCAGCACCACGCCGCAATACCGCTTTCAGCGGGAAGATCGCGCGGTGGATAATTTGTCGCAATCGCAGCGCACCGGTTTTCTGTTCGACGATCATTTGGGCAAATTTTCGCTCCGTAAATTCGCCGGACTGGATTGGGATGCATTGGCGCAATATCGCGTTGATTACCTCTACAATCCCCGCAATTTTGGGGAAAAATTGCGGCACGCCGCCACCCAAACGTATGAATTAAAAGGCACGCTGAACAGCCAGAAACAACTTCGCGGCGAGTTTGGCGTCACGTTTCGCGAGAAGGATTTCACACCGTTTTTCCAGAATTTGCCGTCGGACAGTCTGGCGATTTACCAGACCGACGCCCAATTTCAGGATACCACGTGGACAGATCGCCAAAGCCATCTCGGAAACGTGCAACTGCAATATCGCAACGAGAGCGGCACGCTGACCGCACAGCTCGATTACCAGCTTGCCAGCGAATTGCAGGCGATTCGCGAAATCCGCTATTTGCAGGTGGAGGAAAATCGCGGCAATTTCCGGTTCGATTCCACGCTGAGCGAATACGTTCCCGATCCGCAGGGCGATTATCTGCGGTTTTTCTTCCAAACCGGCGATTTCCGCAGCGTTATCCGGCTGGAAACGGCGCTGCAGGTGCAGTATCGCCCCAAAGCATCGAAAAAAAAGCTCGGTTTCTGGCGCGATTTCCTCAACAAAACCGCGATGCAATCCTACATTAAAATTGAAGAACAGAGCCGCCCGGAAAATATCTGGGATATTTATTTGATGAACCTGAGCCAGTTCCACAATTTGCAATCGTCGCTGCAGGGCGTTTACGTGCTGAACCAGGATTTGCATTACAACGAGCGCAATCCGGATTGGGGCGTGTTGCTGCGCAGCCGCTATCGCGATAACCTTGCCAACCAGTTTCTGGACGCCAACGACAACGAAACCCGCATCGTCTGGGAGCGTTCAATGGAAGCCCGGCGTCGCATTTTTAACCGCAAATTGAACGTTACCGCCAGTTATCAGCACGGATTCAACAAACGCTGGGTAGCGGCGCTGCCATCGCGTAACCTGAATATTTTACAGCAGGTTATCGCCGCAAAATTGAACTATCGCCCGAGTATTCGCTGGCAATTTCAACTGGAAGCGGAACGCGGGCTGGATAACGACCGGAAAACGGTGAATCCGCTGCGGGTGAATTTTTGGGAGTTGAAACCGCAGATCGCCTTTTCGCTGCGCAGCAAAGCGCGGGCGACGGCAAACTTGAGCTATCTGACCGTTCAGGAAGCGGAAAATCCCGGCGATCGTGCAATCCCGTTTGAGATGGCGCGCGGCAAAAAGCCCGGTGATTCCTGGCTGTGGAATTTCCGGTTTGATTATTTTATCAGCCAGAACGTGACGATCAACGCCAGTTACAACGGCCGAAGGGATGCGGGCACCGCACGCACGATTCACCTCGGCAAAGCGGAAGTGCGGGCGTTTTTTTGATGAGCGATAAACAATTTAATAGGACGTAATAAACTTCGGGAGATTCCGGTATTTTTCCGAAAAAGGCGTCGGAAAAAACCGGAATGACCGCGCTAATATTGTCATTCCTGATGGAGCGAAGCAGAATTCAGGAATCTCCCCCGGTCAGACTTTTTAACCAATGATGTTATGCAGAAACTGTTTTGCCACAGAGCCACGGAGAATCACAGAGAAATATTACAGTAACCATTTTTATAGTAAATGCTCGTTTTATATGACAATACCTTTTCTTCTCAAAACCGTTTTTTAGATTTTTTAAAGAATCTCTGTGTCGCTCTGTGTCTCAGTGGCGAAAATGCGTAACCTCAGTTAACAATTCAAAATTGGAGCGCAACCAATGGCTTACGACGAAGGCTTGGCAGAACGGATTCGCGAAATATTACAACCGCAGCTTGGACTGGATGAGAAAAAAATGTTCGGCGGTATCGCGTTTATGATGAACGATTACATGTTTTGCGGCATCGCCAAAGGCGAATTGATGGTGCGGGTCGGACCGGAAAATTACGAAGCCGCGCTCACCGAACCGCACGTTCGCCCGATGGATTTCACCGGAAAACCGCTGAAAGGCTATGTTTATGTTGATCCCGAAGGCTTTGCCGAAGACGCGGATTTGAAAAAATGGGTCGATCGCGCGATGGCGTTTGTGGCAACCTTGCCGCCGAAGGTGAAGAAAAGGAAAAAGGATAAAAGATAAAGGATAAATGTTGGGGTGCGGTGGTATAGCTTGTCTTGAGCATTTAATAACTGATGTTACGCACAAGCATCCGATTATCGATAAATTAGCATCCTGAGTAGCCCGCTTCGGGCGTATCGAAGGGTGCGGTAAATCAGTGAAATGCCGCACCCTTCGATACACGCCTTCGGCGTTACTCAGGATGCTGGTTCCGAGAAGTTTTTTGACCAGTGCGTAACATCAGTTAATAAATTTATTTGATTTTCTCTCTGCGATCTTCGCGACCTCTGCGGTTAAAAGAATGCCCAAAACCGGCATAAACAAATGAATCGATTGACAAAAAAAATCATCCTGTTTGCGATGCTGCTCGTTTCGCTGACGGCGTTCGGGCAGGTGCCGCAGAAACCGCTGTTTCTGAAATCGTTGCAATTGCGCTTCGATTCGCGGGTGAAATTTGCCCAGAACAGGTTTCAGCAGCAGTTTGTCAATCGCCCGTTTTCGCCGGAATTGTTGAAAAATATTCGCGCCAAAGCCGATGAGCAGCTCCGCGAACAGGGCTACTATTTTGCTGATTTTTCTGAAGTTAGCACGGATATCGATTCGGCGCTGCAAAGCGTCGACCTGACCATTTCCGTGAAAACCAACGGCGTGCTGCGGCTGGACAGTTTGCGCATCACCAATCGCGATTCGCTGCCGGAAACGCTGCTCGGCGATGTGGACGATGCGCTCGCGGTGTATCCCGGAAAGATTTACACCGGTTCGCTGTCGCAATCGATCCTCCGCAACGTGACCACTATTTTTGAAAATCACGGTTTTCCGCTGGCGCGAATCCAGACGCAATCATTCGATTTCCGAGAATTACCCAACGAAAACGAATACCGGCTCGATCTTTCGCTGCATATTTCGCCGGGCGATTCCGTGCGCATCGCATACATCAAATTCCCGAAACAGAAAAATGACATCACCGGCTATCTTCAGCGATTGCTGCGTTTCCAGCCGGACAAATTGTTCGATGCGCAACGGGTCGATCGGTACAGCGAAACGCTGCGGCGGCAGGATTTTCTGAAAAACGTGCGCCGCCCGGAACTGCTGCTGGACAAAAAAGGCAATTATTTTCTCTCCATCGATTTTGAGGAAACGCCCTCCACCACGTTTGACGGCATTGTTGGCTACATTCCCCCACCCGCGACTGATCCGGCAGCGAGCGGCTATTTTACGGGATTGGTGAATGTGGGCATCCGCAATTTATTCGGCGGCGGGCGCAAGATTCACGTGTTCTGGCAAAAGCAAGATCGCTTTTCCGATGAATTCCGGGTGGGTTATCGCGAACCGTTTGTGGCGGGTCTGCCCTTCCATTTTGAGGCGGGCATGCACCGCTTGGTGCGCGATACAACGTATATCGAATGGCAATATCTCGGTCGGTTGGAGCTGCCACTCAGCGATGCGCTCAGCGCGTTCGTGGATTTATCGAGCCGCAATGTGTCACCAGATTCGCTGGCGAGTCGCGTGTTACGCCTGCCGCGCACCGAAAGCGTGATCACCGAAACCGGGATTCGCTGGGATGCCCGCGATGATTTTCGAAATCCCCGGCGCGGCGTTTTTCTGGAGATAGCATTCGGCATCAGCCGCCAGAGCAACATCGGACCGGATTACCTGCTCGCGGAAGATTCGCTGAAATCCTCGGTTTCGCTGCAAAAAATGCGGGCGGATCTGGGCGTTTTTCTGCCCACATTTCGCAATCAGCTCATCGCCAATAATTTTCACGCCAATTTTATCGAAAGCAACGGCGAGGTGTTGCGACTCACCGACCAGGTTTGGTTTGGCGGCGCAACCACTATTCGCGGCTTTCGCGAAGCCCAGTTTTTTGCCAAACGGGTATTTTGGCTGAACAGCGAATATCGTTTTTTGCTCGGTCCGGACACCCGACTATTTGTGTTCACCGATAACGGGTATTTTGAACGCGAATCGCCGGACAACCTGCAAAAATGGCTAACCAGTTACGGCATGGGATTGCGCCTCACCGCACCGCTGGGCGTGATGCAAATCGATTTCGGGCTGGAACGCGGTGCACCCTTTCGCGAGGGGAAATTGCACATCCGGCTGATCAACGATTTTTGATTCATCCAATATATTAACGCTTTGATTTTCCGGTGCTGCGCGAATAACTTAGCCGAACAAAATGATCACCAAAACCGGAGGTTTTTATGAGCAGCTATTTGACCCATCTCGAATGTGGATATTGTGCAAAAGAATATCCGGCAGATCAACTGTGGAATCTGTGCACCGAATGCGGCAAGCCGCTGCTCGCGCGATACGATTTGGCAAAAATCCGCGATGCCGTTTCCCGCGATGATTTGCGGCATCGTGCACCGAATTTGTGGCGATATGCAGAAGTGCTCCCGGTTCGCGACGAGCGCTATCGCCTCACTCTCGGCGAAGGCTGGACACCGCTCATCCACGCCAAAAGACTCGGCCAAACCCTTGATTTTCCCAATTTATTCATCAAAGAAGAAGGTGTGAATCCAACCACTTCGTTTAAAGCGCGCGGACTTTCCGTGGCAGTCAGTCGGGCGTACGAACTTGGTGTTACAGCCGTTTCCATTCCCTCTGCCGGAAATGCCGCCGGTGCGATGAGCGCGTATGCTGCGCTTGCCGGTCTGGAATCGCATGTATTTATGCCAAAGGATGTGCCGCATCCGTTTATCGCGGAATGCAAAGCGTTGGGTGCTACCGTTAATCTGGTGGACGGATTGATCACCGATTGCGGCAAAATTGCCGCCGAAGGCGTCAAAAAATATGGCAGATTCGACATCTCAACCCTCAAAGAACCGTATCGCTTAGAGGGAAAAAAAACAATGGGTTACGAGCTCGCGGAACAGATGAACTGGCAACTGCCGGATGTGGTTATTTATCCCACCGGCGGCGGCACGGGACTGATCGGCATGTGGAAAGCCTTCGATGAAATGGAAGCGCTCGGCTGGATCGGCAGCAAACGCCCGCGCATGGTCACCGTGCAATCCGACGGCTGCGCGCCGATGGTCCGGGCATTTCACGCCGGAACCGAATTTGCCGAACCGTGGGAAGATGCACACTCCGTCGCGGACGGTTTGCGGGTTCCCGCTGCTGTCGGCGATTTTCTGATTTTGCGCACCCTCCGCGAAAGCAACGGCAACGCCGTCAGCGTGGAAGACGGAATGATGCTGGAAAATGCCAACCTGATCGGCAAATCGGAAGGCTTGTTTGTCAGCCCGGAAGGCGGCGCAACGCTGGCGGCATTCCGGATGCTGCGCGAACTCGACTGGATTGCAGATCACGAAACCGTGGTGCTGTTCAACACCGGCAGCGGACACAAATACGCCCACCTCTGGCGATAGTTTTTTGAAACGCAATCGACAAAGGAATAATTGAATTCAGCGAAAAAAGCAGGCGCTTTCCTTAAAATAGGCGTTCAAGGCTGAGCTTTGAACGAGGGAGATTAAAGACCGGCTTAATTCTCGTTCCAGGCTCCTGCCTTGAACGCTATTTTCAAAAAAGCGCTGCTTTGAACAAGGGGGAATAAATATGCTCATGAATTCCCATAACAACCTAACTAATTAACCGGTCCCGATGCGAACATCAACAGCTGCATTCCAACTCACCCGCCCGTTAAACGTCGCTATTGCGATGCTTTCTGTATTGATTGCCGTAATGATCACCCGGGTGGATTTCCACTGGCTGCCGGTTGTGCTGGCTTGCCTTTCCGCCGGTTTGATTATGGCGGGTGGCAACACCATCAACGATTATTTCGATATCGACATCGACCGGATCAACAAACCACAGCGCCCCCTGCCATCGGGCAGCATCACGTCGAATGCGGCTCGCCTGCTCGCTTATCTGGAATTTATCGCCGGAAATTTTCTGGCCGTGTTCATTTCTGATGCGGCATTTTTGATGGCGCTGTTTTTCACAGCGCTGATTTACTGGTATTCCGCCCGGCTGAAACGCATCGCGCTGTGGGGAAATCTGGCAGTCAGTTTGT includes:
- a CDS encoding TfoX/Sxy family protein, producing MAYDEGLAERIREILQPQLGLDEKKMFGGIAFMMNDYMFCGIAKGELMVRVGPENYEAALTEPHVRPMDFTGKPLKGYVYVDPEGFAEDADLKKWVDRAMAFVATLPPKVKKRKKDKR
- a CDS encoding BamA/TamA family outer membrane protein; amino-acid sequence: MNRLTKKIILFAMLLVSLTAFGQVPQKPLFLKSLQLRFDSRVKFAQNRFQQQFVNRPFSPELLKNIRAKADEQLREQGYYFADFSEVSTDIDSALQSVDLTISVKTNGVLRLDSLRITNRDSLPETLLGDVDDALAVYPGKIYTGSLSQSILRNVTTIFENHGFPLARIQTQSFDFRELPNENEYRLDLSLHISPGDSVRIAYIKFPKQKNDITGYLQRLLRFQPDKLFDAQRVDRYSETLRRQDFLKNVRRPELLLDKKGNYFLSIDFEETPSTTFDGIVGYIPPPATDPAASGYFTGLVNVGIRNLFGGGRKIHVFWQKQDRFSDEFRVGYREPFVAGLPFHFEAGMHRLVRDTTYIEWQYLGRLELPLSDALSAFVDLSSRNVSPDSLASRVLRLPRTESVITETGIRWDARDDFRNPRRGVFLEIAFGISRQSNIGPDYLLAEDSLKSSVSLQKMRADLGVFLPTFRNQLIANNFHANFIESNGEVLRLTDQVWFGGATTIRGFREAQFFAKRVFWLNSEYRFLLGPDTRLFVFTDNGYFERESPDNLQKWLTSYGMGLRLTAPLGVMQIDFGLERGAPFREGKLHIRLINDF
- a CDS encoding threonine synthase; translation: MSSYLTHLECGYCAKEYPADQLWNLCTECGKPLLARYDLAKIRDAVSRDDLRHRAPNLWRYAEVLPVRDERYRLTLGEGWTPLIHAKRLGQTLDFPNLFIKEEGVNPTTSFKARGLSVAVSRAYELGVTAVSIPSAGNAAGAMSAYAALAGLESHVFMPKDVPHPFIAECKALGATVNLVDGLITDCGKIAAEGVKKYGRFDISTLKEPYRLEGKKTMGYELAEQMNWQLPDVVIYPTGGGTGLIGMWKAFDEMEALGWIGSKRPRMVTVQSDGCAPMVRAFHAGTEFAEPWEDAHSVADGLRVPAAVGDFLILRTLRESNGNAVSVEDGMMLENANLIGKSEGLFVSPEGGATLAAFRMLRELDWIADHETVVLFNTGSGHKYAHLWR